GGCTTAGATACTTCCACTGGGAAGGTTTGAGCCCGTCTAATGATATGCCGTCTATCTCAATTCTTATCAGCCTTAAAACAGAATGACCAAAAGATTTCATAAATCTTCTTATTATCCTTTTCTGTCCTGTATGGATAGTTATCTCAAGTATGGTTGAATTTTTTTTCTTTTTTAAGATTTTTATATCGTCAGGTTTCAAAAAGGTGTCATTTAATTTTTTCCCTTTTTTCATTTTGTTAAATGTCTCGCTGCTCACCCTTCCCTTTACTTCAACAATATACTTTTTTGGTATTTTTTTTCTTGGGTGCATTATTATGTTTGCGAAATCCCCGTCATTTGTCAGTATGAGAAGACCCTCACTATCAAAGTCAAGCCTTCCTGCCGGAAAAACTTTTTCCTTTATTCCTGCTTCTTCCATCAGATCAGAAAGGGTTTTTCTGCCGAATTTATCTTTACCAAGCTGTGTAAGGTATCCCCTTGGTTTATAAACTTTTATATAAACCTTTTTTTCCTGAGGTTTTATCAGTTTTCCGTCTATCTCAACAGTATCCCTTTCAGGATCAATCTTTATACCGGGCTGGGTTACAACCTTACCGTTAACCTTAACTCTGCCTTCCTTAATGAGAATGTCAGCTTTTCTCCTTGAACACATTCCAGACTGGGATATAAACCTGTTCAGTCTGATCATTTGTTTTTGTAACCTCTGCACTGTAATTTAATTTTAAATAATACACATTTTTGAGGTAAAAATGCTGAAGATAATTATTTTGGGAGTTATAATAGGGATTGTTTTTTATGTTATATCAACATATAACAGGTTTATGACGCTGAAAAATGGTGCAGAGGCAACTCTGGGTCAGGTAAAGGTAGCCCTGAAAAAAAGACTTGATATGCTTTCCCAGCTTCTTGATACAGTCAAAAGCTATGCAAACTTTGAGAAGGAAACATTTGAGAGGGTAACACAGCTAAGGAGCGAGGTTCTTAAAGTTAAATCCCCAAAAGAGTTATCAGAAATAGAAAAACAGTCAAGGGATATAATGGGAAACATTCTTCTTACAGTTGAGAATTATCCTGAGCTGAAAACATCAGAGCTTGCCACAGATCTTACCCAGTCAATAAAAAACATAGAAGATGAGATATCAAGACACAGATACACTTACAACAACATAGTTCAGGAGTTTAACACAATGAGGGATACTGTGCCCTCCAACATTGTGGCAAATGTTTTTAATTTTACAGGACTGGAATACCTTGAGTTTGGTGAAGAGATTGAAAAAAGACCTGACCTTAGCTGGAAAAGATGACCGAAGAAAAAAAGTTTAAGATCTTAATGTTTATAACCCTTTTGATCGGGTTAACAGGTTTATACTTTGCCTATTTTAAGGATCTTAGACTTCTTTTCCACGATTTAACAGCAGATTACA
This region of Persephonella sp. genomic DNA includes:
- a CDS encoding LemA family protein, with product MLKIIILGVIIGIVFYVISTYNRFMTLKNGAEATLGQVKVALKKRLDMLSQLLDTVKSYANFEKETFERVTQLRSEVLKVKSPKELSEIEKQSRDIMGNILLTVENYPELKTSELATDLTQSIKNIEDEISRHRYTYNNIVQEFNTMRDTVPSNIVANVFNFTGLEYLEFGEEIEKRPDLSWKR
- a CDS encoding pseudouridine synthase, producing MIRLNRFISQSGMCSRRKADILIKEGRVKVNGKVVTQPGIKIDPERDTVEIDGKLIKPQEKKVYIKVYKPRGYLTQLGKDKFGRKTLSDLMEEAGIKEKVFPAGRLDFDSEGLLILTNDGDFANIIMHPRKKIPKKYIVEVKGRVSSETFNKMKKGKKLNDTFLKPDDIKILKKKKNSTILEITIHTGQKRIIRRFMKSFGHSVLRLIRIEIDGISLDGLKPSQWKYLSQKEIESVVKSAS